One window of the Candidatus Chryseobacterium colombiense genome contains the following:
- the nuoK gene encoding NADH-quinone oxidoreductase subunit NuoK yields MGEVNTFIQSIPLNYFIILSSVLFCLGVLGVLLRKNAIVILGCVELMLNSVNLLLAAFSAYKGNGDGQLLVFFIMVVAAAEVAVGLAIIAMLYRNTRSVDVSIFNKLRG; encoded by the coding sequence ATGGGAGAAGTAAATACATTTATACAAAGCATCCCTCTGAATTACTTTATCATACTTTCATCAGTTTTATTCTGTTTGGGAGTTTTGGGAGTATTGCTGAGAAAAAATGCAATTGTTATTTTGGGTTGTGTAGAGCTTATGCTGAATTCTGTAAACCTTTTATTGGCTGCGTTTTCTGCATACAAAGGTAACGGCGACGGACAACTATTAGTTTTCTTCATTATGGTGGTTGCTGCTGCGGAAGTGGCGGTAGGTTTGGCAATTATTGCTATGCTATATAGAAATACCCGTTCTGTTGATGTAAGTATATTTAATAAATTAAGAGGATAA
- a CDS encoding NADH-quinone oxidoreductase subunit J has protein sequence MDQFLFFLVAFLAVASAVYFVFARNPLYAILSLIVTMFSIAGMYILLNAQFLAIIQIIVYAGAIMVLFLYILMMLNLNKQDESKKNNTLKFVGVFTAGLLLIGVLGVFRGVQDNHVVVENVDRGVGLTKNLGRLLFNEYVLPFELASILILAGIVGAVLIGKKDL, from the coding sequence ATGGATCAGTTTTTATTTTTCTTGGTGGCGTTTTTAGCAGTGGCAAGTGCGGTGTATTTCGTATTTGCGAGAAATCCTTTATATGCTATTTTGTCATTAATTGTTACAATGTTTTCTATTGCGGGTATGTACATCCTTCTGAATGCACAATTCCTTGCGATTATCCAGATTATTGTTTACGCCGGAGCCATCATGGTATTATTTCTTTATATCCTGATGATGCTTAACCTTAATAAACAAGACGAAAGTAAGAAGAACAATACTTTAAAATTTGTTGGAGTTTTTACAGCAGGTCTTTTATTAATTGGAGTTTTAGGGGTATTCAGAGGAGTTCAGGACAACCATGTTGTAGTTGAAAATGTAGACAGAGGAGTTGGTCTAACGAAAAATCTGGGTAGACTTTTGTTTAATGAATATGTTTTACCGTTTGAGCTTGCATCCATTCTTATTTTGGCAGGTATCGTAGGTGCGGTATTAATCGGTAAAAAAGATTTATAA
- a CDS encoding 2Fe-2S iron-sulfur cluster-binding protein yields MSEEVKKFKITIDGQTTEVLPGTSILEAARQIGGKSVPPAMCYYSKLETSGGRCRTCLVEVSKGSEADPRPMPKLVASCRTNVMDGMEVKNLTSEKAQEGRKAVTEFLLVNHPLDCPICDQAGECHLQDLGYEHGVENTRTEFERNTYEADDLGPHIKLNMNRCILCARCVLAANQLTGQREHGILFRGDHAEISTYLNKALDNDFIGNVIDVCPVGALTDRTARFASRVWFTKPMNASCKCDKCSGKATVWMKGDEIVRVTARKDQWGEVEEFICDTCRFERKSLSDWNLEGPRHIDRHSVISLNHYEKPKDELRVLDNPMAKEISEKDEK; encoded by the coding sequence ATGAGCGAAGAGGTTAAAAAATTCAAAATAACTATAGACGGACAGACTACTGAAGTTTTGCCTGGTACTTCTATTTTGGAAGCAGCAAGACAAATCGGTGGAAAATCTGTACCTCCTGCAATGTGCTACTACAGCAAGTTGGAAACTAGTGGAGGGAGATGTAGGACTTGTCTTGTAGAAGTTTCTAAAGGATCTGAAGCGGATCCTCGTCCTATGCCAAAATTGGTTGCAAGCTGCAGAACTAACGTAATGGATGGTATGGAAGTAAAAAATCTTACTTCTGAAAAAGCTCAGGAAGGCAGAAAAGCTGTAACTGAGTTTTTGTTGGTAAACCACCCGTTAGACTGCCCTATTTGTGACCAGGCCGGAGAATGTCATCTTCAGGATTTAGGATATGAGCATGGTGTGGAAAATACAAGAACTGAGTTCGAAAGAAATACTTACGAAGCAGATGATCTTGGTCCTCACATCAAATTGAACATGAACCGTTGTATTCTGTGTGCAAGATGTGTATTGGCTGCCAACCAGTTAACAGGTCAAAGAGAACATGGAATTCTTTTCAGAGGAGATCACGCTGAAATTTCAACCTATTTAAATAAAGCTTTGGATAATGATTTCATCGGAAACGTAATCGACGTTTGCCCGGTTGGAGCTTTAACAGACAGAACAGCCCGTTTTGCAAGCAGAGTTTGGTTTACAAAACCAATGAACGCCTCTTGCAAATGTGATAAATGTTCAGGAAAAGCTACGGTTTGGATGAAGGGTGACGAGATCGTAAGAGTTACAGCAAGAAAAGACCAATGGGGTGAAGTGGAAGAATTCATCTGCGATACTTGCCGTTTCGAAAGAAAGAGCTTAAGCGACTGGAACCTTGAAGGTCCTAGACATATCGACAGACATTCCGTTATTTCATTGAATCACTATGAAAAGCCTAAAGATGAACTAAGAGTTTTAGACAATCCGATGGCTAAAGAAATCAGTGAAAAAGACGAAAAATAA
- a CDS encoding NADH-quinone oxidoreductase subunit I, with protein sequence MKLTNRSKVVSNKEMTLAEKIYLPAIFTGMGITFKHAVRTVLKGAPAVYSYPEVQKPRAEIWRGQHVLKRDEEGRERCTACGLCAVACPAEAITMTAAERTKEEKHLYREEKYASVYEINMLRCIFCGMCEEACPKSAIYLTDRLVDVETNRGSFIYGKDKLVEKINERIDITERQSEKQKNAVK encoded by the coding sequence ATGAAACTTACGAACAGATCAAAAGTTGTTTCTAATAAAGAAATGACCCTTGCTGAAAAAATCTACTTACCTGCGATTTTTACAGGAATGGGGATTACATTTAAGCATGCTGTAAGAACCGTATTGAAAGGTGCTCCCGCAGTATATTCGTATCCGGAAGTACAGAAACCGAGAGCAGAAATCTGGAGAGGTCAGCACGTTCTGAAAAGAGACGAGGAAGGCAGAGAAAGATGTACCGCTTGCGGACTTTGTGCGGTGGCATGTCCTGCAGAAGCAATTACAATGACTGCTGCTGAAAGAACTAAAGAAGAAAAACACCTTTACAGAGAAGAGAAATATGCATCAGTATATGAAATTAATATGCTAAGATGTATTTTCTGCGGTATGTGTGAAGAAGCTTGTCCGAAATCAGCCATCTATCTTACAGACAGATTGGTAGATGTGGAAACCAACAGAGGTTCTTTCATTTACGGAAAAGATAAATTGGTTGAAAAAATAAATGAAAGGATTGATATCACTGAAAGACAATCCGAGAAACAAAAAAATGCGGTAAAATAA
- the nuoH gene encoding NADH-quinone oxidoreductase subunit NuoH, which yields MDLLTFKLILVLALFLLSLTIAAYSTWAERKVASIMQDRIGPNRAGPFGLLQPLADGGKFFFKEDFTPANAEKFLFVLGPALVMFISLITGAVIPWGKSLNIAGTSYDLQVANIDVGVLFIIGMASIGVYGIMIGGWASNNKYSLLGAIRASSQMISYELAMGLALLSIIMMTGSLDLKEITASQTNGKLWGFIPWVSGLNWNIFYQPIAFLVFIVAALAETNRHPFDLPECESELVTGYSTEYSSMKLGLYMFGEYVNMFISNAFMVVLFFGGYNYPGIEWVTQHWGENTAGILSIVAFLTKTIIGILIFMWIRWTLPRFRYDQLMHLGWKTLIPMALVNLLVTGAVILAFGN from the coding sequence ATGGATTTACTTACATTTAAACTTATACTTGTATTAGCGCTTTTCCTGCTTTCATTAACGATTGCGGCCTACTCTACCTGGGCAGAAAGAAAAGTTGCCTCTATCATGCAGGATAGAATTGGTCCCAACAGAGCTGGACCTTTCGGATTGCTGCAACCTCTTGCTGATGGTGGAAAGTTTTTCTTCAAAGAAGATTTTACACCTGCCAATGCAGAAAAATTCCTTTTCGTATTGGGACCGGCTTTGGTAATGTTTATTTCATTAATCACGGGAGCGGTTATTCCTTGGGGTAAAAGTTTAAATATTGCAGGTACTTCTTATGATCTTCAGGTTGCTAACATCGATGTTGGTGTACTTTTCATCATCGGAATGGCTTCAATTGGTGTTTACGGAATCATGATCGGAGGTTGGGCTTCGAACAACAAATATTCATTATTAGGAGCAATCCGTGCTTCTTCTCAGATGATTTCTTACGAACTGGCAATGGGATTGGCTTTACTTTCTATCATTATGATGACAGGAAGTTTGGATTTAAAAGAAATTACAGCTAGCCAGACCAATGGAAAACTTTGGGGATTCATTCCTTGGGTTTCAGGGCTGAACTGGAACATTTTTTACCAGCCGATTGCTTTCCTTGTTTTCATTGTAGCCGCTTTAGCAGAAACCAACAGACACCCTTTCGATTTACCTGAGTGTGAATCTGAATTGGTAACAGGATATTCTACAGAATACTCATCAATGAAGTTAGGATTATACATGTTCGGTGAATATGTGAATATGTTTATTTCCAATGCATTCATGGTAGTTCTTTTCTTCGGAGGGTACAACTATCCTGGAATAGAATGGGTAACTCAGCACTGGGGTGAAAACACAGCAGGTATCTTGAGTATCGTAGCATTCTTAACGAAAACAATAATCGGAATTTTGATCTTCATGTGGATCAGATGGACGCTTCCAAGATTTAGATATGACCAATTAATGCATTTAGGTTGGAAAACTTTAATTCCAATGGCATTGGTAAACTTGCTGGTTACAGGAGCTGTAATTTTAGCATTTGGAAACTAA